The proteins below come from a single Rosa rugosa chromosome 2, drRosRugo1.1, whole genome shotgun sequence genomic window:
- the LOC133730069 gene encoding probable E3 ubiquitin-protein ligase WAVH2 codes for MGGGGGGLRKAAKKMVVAAANACGGSFSSRRKPLVDPIVFFDHTTATASISGSSAVSPTNSTAAEEEEEEEEECIAKETESAITNSNNVPSSSSSNKNLCAICLDPLSYHSKGRISGQAIFTAQCSHAFHFACISSNVRHGSVTCPICRAHWTQLPRNLNPPGGSLSSCNPTDPILQILDDSIATFRIHRRSFLRSARYDDDDPIEPPDHMPNFPRLQFSLAPLPPSTPPHSFQPSWCTTHPYHPPPHHLSYSSTSLLQSPTRPKPYATMYASSDRAYLSVKLAEQRATDFVLVASPNGPHLRLLKQCMALVVFSLRPIDRLAIVTYSSAAARVFPLRRMTSYGKRTAQQVIDRLFYMGQADPVEGLKKGIKILQDRVYKNQNSGILHLSDTPTRSYHAALNMDVPIPVHRFHVGFGFGTSNGFIMHEFEEFLRGLIGGVVREIQLRISTTEEASSRIVRIGELRNGEERKILVDLSVCRHICVGYSYIEDGEIDEPITTGETMVSIGDGKSNISAAEAASAGSGTSGPIIGGRPSSADSWDYHDPYMARRWAKHLHGYRL; via the exons atgggaggaggaggaggaggactgcGAAAAGCGGCCAAGAAGATGGTGGTGGCAGCTGCCAATGCATGTGGTGGTTCCTTCTCTTCCAGGAGGAAGCCTCTTGTGGACCCCATCGTCTTCTTCGATCATACCACGGCCACTGCCTCT ATCTCAGGTTCTTCGGCTGTGTCTCCCACCAACTCCAcagcagcagaagaagaagaagaagaagaagaagaatgcaTTGCAAAGGAGACGGAATCTGCAATCACCAATTCTAACAAtgtaccttcttcttcttcttctaataag AACTTGTGCGCAATATGTCTAGACCCTCTGAGTTACCATAGCAAGGGACGGATCTCAGGGCAGGCTATATTCACGGCCCAGTGCTCCCATGCATTCCACTTTGCCTGCATCTCTTCCAATGTCCGCCATGGTAGTGTCACCTGCCCCATCTGCCGTGCCCATTGGACTCAGCTGCCCCGCAATCTGAACCCACCTGGTGGTTCCCTTTCCTCTTGCAACCCAACTGATCCCATCCTCCAAATCCTTGATGACTCTATAGCCACTTTCCGCATCCACAGGCGCTCTTTCCTGCGCTCTGCTCGCTATGATGATGACGACCCAATTGAGCCTCCTGATCACATGCCTAATTTCCCCCGTCTCCAATTCTCTCTAGCACCCTTACCACCTAGTACTCCACCCCATAGCTTTCAACCGTCCTGGTGCACCACACACCCATATCATCCACCCCCACATCACCTGAGCTATAGCTCCACATCATTGTTACAATCGCCAACCAGGCCAAAGCCCTATGCTACTATGTATGCCTCTTCGGACAGAGCTTATCTTTCGGTGAAATTGGCAGAGCAGCGAGCAACTGATTTTGTCTTGGTTGCTAGTCCCAACGGACCACACTTGAGGCTTCTCAAGCAGTGCATGGCATTGGTGGTTTTCTCCCTTAGACCTATTGATCGTTTGGCCATTGTTACATACTCATCAGCTGCTGCTCGTGTCTTCCCTCTAAGACGCATGACATCTTATGGGAAGCGAACAGCCCAGCAGGTTATTGACCGCCTGTTCTACATGGGGCAAGCAGATCCAGTGGAAGGGCTCAAGAAAGGGATCAAGATACTTCAAGATCGTGTATACAAGAATCAAAATTCGGGCATCCTGCATCTTTCTGACACCCCAACTCGATCCTACCATGCTGCTCTCAATATGGACGTGCCCATTCCAGTGCATCGTTTTCATGTAGGATTTGGATTTGGCACTTCAAATGGTTTTATCATGCATGAATTTGAAGAGTTCCTCAGAGGACTCATAGGTGGTGTTGTTAGAGAAATCCAGTTAAGGATCAGCACAACGGAGGAAGCCAGCAGTAGGATTGTAAGAATAGGAGAGCTAAGAAAcggagaagaaaggaaaatcTTAGTGGACTTGAGTGTTTGTCGACATATTTGTGTGGGATACAGCTACATAGAGGATGGTGAGATTGACGAACCTATCACAACAGGGGAAACTATGGTGAGCATAGGAGACGGTAAAAGTAATATTAGTGCTGCTGAAGCAGCTTCTGCTGGGTCAGGGACGAGCGGTCCAATTATTGGTGGGAGGCCTAGTAGTGCAGACAGTTGGGACTACCATGATCCTTACATGGCTAGAAGATGGGCCAAACATTTGCATGGCTACAGGCTTTGA
- the LOC133730070 gene encoding protein PHR1-LIKE 3-like isoform X2, with amino-acid sequence MFPRLMQPPPPPPPPPLDGIEDMQGHNHRADPCLVLTSDPKPRLRWTADLHERFVDAVTQLGGAAKATPKAIMRTMNVKGLTLFHLKSHLQKYRLGKQAGKDMDEVSKDASYLLESPGTGNSSPNLPTSDMNEGYEVKEALRVQMEVQSKLHVQVEAEKHLQIRQDAERRYMAMLERACKMLADQFIGGSVIDTDGHKCHGLGNKNPKSSSLDPLGFYSLQSTDVAGVHGPEEEVLTSVHPQRADCSTESCLTSHESPGGLTLEGSPGDGKKRMLSLESATASLIWGEAKVRTQEINLAPVEPHGITRYGI; translated from the exons ATGTTTCCGAGACTGATgcagcctcctcctcctcctcctcctcctccgctcGATGGAATTGAAGATATGCAAGGTCACAATCACCGAGCAGACCCTTGCCTCGTCTTGACTTCCGATCCCAAACCCCGTCTCCGCTGGACTGCTGACCTTCACGAACGATTTGTCGACGCAGTCACTCAACTTGGTGGCGCCGCTA AAGCTACGCCCAAGGCCATTATGCGAACAATGAATGTCAAGGGGCTGACACTTTTTCATTTAAAAAGTCATCTACAG AAATACAGGCTAGGTAAGCAAGCAGGAAAGGATATGGATGAGGTATCCAAGGATG CTTCATACCTTCTAGAAAGCCCTGGTACTGGTAATTCTTCGCCAAATTTGCCTACTTCTGATATGAATGA GGGTTATGAAGTCAAAGAGGCATTACGAGTGCAAATGGAAGTACAAAGTAAACTACATGTGCAAGTTGAG GCTGAGAAGCACTTGCAGATTCGCCAGGATGCAGAGCGAAGATATATGGCCATGCTTGAGAGAGCTTGTAAGATGCTTGCCGATCAATTTATTGGAGGTTCAGTCATTGATACTGATGGCCATAAATGTCATGGCTTGGGGAATAAGAATCCAAAAAGTTCCTCCCTCGACCCACTTGGCTTCTACTCATTACAATCCACAGATGTGGCTGGAGTTCATGGTCCGGAAGAAGAAGTGCTAACTAGTGTCCATCCCCAAAGGGCTGATTGCTCCACTGAAAGCTGCCTCACATCACATGAGAGTCCTGGAGGACTAACTTTGGAAGGATCTCCAGGTGATGGGAAAAAAAGAATGTTGAGCTTGGAGTCGGCAACTGCATCTCTAATTTGGGGTGAAGCCAAGGTGAGAACCCAAGAGATTAATCTAGCCCCAGTTGAGCCTCATGGAATTACTAGGTATGGCATATAG
- the LOC133730070 gene encoding protein PHR1-LIKE 3-like isoform X1, which translates to MFPRLMQPPPPPPPPPLDGIEDMQGHNHRADPCLVLTSDPKPRLRWTADLHERFVDAVTQLGGAAKATPKAIMRTMNVKGLTLFHLKSHLQKYRLGKQAGKDMDEVSKDGLSASYLLESPGTGNSSPNLPTSDMNEGYEVKEALRVQMEVQSKLHVQVEAEKHLQIRQDAERRYMAMLERACKMLADQFIGGSVIDTDGHKCHGLGNKNPKSSSLDPLGFYSLQSTDVAGVHGPEEEVLTSVHPQRADCSTESCLTSHESPGGLTLEGSPGDGKKRMLSLESATASLIWGEAKVRTQEINLAPVEPHGITRYGI; encoded by the exons ATGTTTCCGAGACTGATgcagcctcctcctcctcctcctcctcctccgctcGATGGAATTGAAGATATGCAAGGTCACAATCACCGAGCAGACCCTTGCCTCGTCTTGACTTCCGATCCCAAACCCCGTCTCCGCTGGACTGCTGACCTTCACGAACGATTTGTCGACGCAGTCACTCAACTTGGTGGCGCCGCTA AAGCTACGCCCAAGGCCATTATGCGAACAATGAATGTCAAGGGGCTGACACTTTTTCATTTAAAAAGTCATCTACAG AAATACAGGCTAGGTAAGCAAGCAGGAAAGGATATGGATGAGGTATCCAAGGATG GATTGTCAGCTTCATACCTTCTAGAAAGCCCTGGTACTGGTAATTCTTCGCCAAATTTGCCTACTTCTGATATGAATGA GGGTTATGAAGTCAAAGAGGCATTACGAGTGCAAATGGAAGTACAAAGTAAACTACATGTGCAAGTTGAG GCTGAGAAGCACTTGCAGATTCGCCAGGATGCAGAGCGAAGATATATGGCCATGCTTGAGAGAGCTTGTAAGATGCTTGCCGATCAATTTATTGGAGGTTCAGTCATTGATACTGATGGCCATAAATGTCATGGCTTGGGGAATAAGAATCCAAAAAGTTCCTCCCTCGACCCACTTGGCTTCTACTCATTACAATCCACAGATGTGGCTGGAGTTCATGGTCCGGAAGAAGAAGTGCTAACTAGTGTCCATCCCCAAAGGGCTGATTGCTCCACTGAAAGCTGCCTCACATCACATGAGAGTCCTGGAGGACTAACTTTGGAAGGATCTCCAGGTGATGGGAAAAAAAGAATGTTGAGCTTGGAGTCGGCAACTGCATCTCTAATTTGGGGTGAAGCCAAGGTGAGAACCCAAGAGATTAATCTAGCCCCAGTTGAGCCTCATGGAATTACTAGGTATGGCATATAG
- the LOC133730073 gene encoding myb family transcription factor PHL7, producing the protein MYQPNGAPSSGLIQNNLLVHGQYLDCGTNTMDNVNGAKSPSNSNLASKQRLRWTHELHDRFVDAVAQLGGPDRATPKGVLRVMGVQGLTIYHVKSHLQKYRLAKYVPDSSSDGGKADKKEPGDVLSNVDGSSGMQITEALKLQMEVQKRLHEQLEVQRQLQLRIEAQGKYLKKIIEEQQRLSGVLSEAPGPGNSTRASDDNCPESDKVDPATPAPTSECPIQDKAIKERAPAKSLSVDESCSSRHDEPSTPDSGCHVISPAESPKAERSTKKQRFSMGEAFSNPEVVLTHQILESSLNSYQQAHTIFMPREHSNPTSGISVRNVDLEQVAGSDM; encoded by the exons ATGTATCAACCAAACGGTGCTCCTAGTTCAGGCTTAATCCAGAATAATTTGTTAGTCCATGGTCAATATTTAGACTGTGGCACCAATACAATGGACAATGTCAATGGAGCGAAAAGTCCCAGCAACTCTAATCTTGCCTCAAAGCAGCGACTGCGTTGGACACATGAGCTTCATGACCGCTTTGTTGATGCCGTGGCACAACTCGGTGGGCCAGATC GTGCAACACCCAAAGGTGTTTTGAGAGTGATGGGTGTACAAGGTTTAACCATATACCATGTAAAGAGCCATTTACAG AAATATCGACTTGCAAAGTACGTACCCGACTCCTCATCTGATG GGGGAAAAGCTGACAAGAAAGAACCAGGGGACGTGCTTTCCAATGTGGATGGTTCATC TGGAATGCAAATTACGGAAGCATTAAAGCTGCAAATGGAGGTGCAGAAGCGACTGCATGAACAATTAGAG GTACAGAGACAGCTACAGTTACGGATAGAAGCACAAGGTAAATACTTGAAGAAAATTATCGAAGAGCAACAACGACTTAGTGGAGTTCTTTCAGAAGCACCTGGCCCTGGGAACTCCACCCGTGCATCAGATGATAATTGCCCAGAATCTGACAAGGTTGACCCAGCAACCCCTGCCCCGACCTCTGAGTGCCCCATCCAAGACAAGGCTATCAAGGAACGCGCACCAGCCAAGAGCCTTTCCGTCGATGAATCTTGCTCATCTCGTCATGATGAACCCTCGACTCCAGATTCTGGTTGTCATGTTATTTCTCCAGCTGAGAGCCCAAAAGCAGAGAGGTCGACGAAGAAGCAAAGGTTTAGCATGGGTGAAGCATTTTCTAATCCAGAAGTGGTGCTTACACATCAAATATTGGAGTCCAGCTTAAACTCTTACCAGCAAGCACACACCATTTTCATGCCCAGGGAGCATTCTAATCCCACATCTGGGATTTCTGTCAGGAATGTTGATTTGGAACAAGTTGCTGGGAGTGATATGTAG